In Thunnus thynnus chromosome 4, fThuThy2.1, whole genome shotgun sequence, the DNA window GTGATTTGCCAACAGAAAAGAGgacgaagaagaagagatttaaCTTTCTCTCAGTTGTTCTGGTGTCTCACTGTGGATATTGATGTTTATGAAAACAACCTGGAAACACTACTGTAGATACAtgttttcacataaaaacagcCCTACTGGTTAAGATCCATTCCACATAACCATTGTTGCCATCTCCCTCTCTAGTcctgtgtttcctgtctttatctTGACTGTCACtatcaagaaaaacaaaatgaagataTAACAGTTTTAATAATAAGATGTAGACGTTtcttacattattttaaagaCTGTGATTGCTacatcatgttgttttttccccattgttccctttcctctttttctcttcttctgttcctcttcctgtttcttcttctatgttTAGCTGCATGAGGAAAACATCTCGAGGAGCATCCAGAACCCAACGGCGTCGGAGGTCCAAGTCCCCCATCCTCCACCCCCCGAAGTTCACCTACTGCAGCACCTCTGCAGCCTCTGCACTGTCGCCCCCTAGTGTCTGCCTGAAGCACCAGCGCCTGGCCATGCCAGAGCCTGCGGAGCCTCATCCCGCAGTTGATGGAAGAACGACCTCCTCTGTCGCCGTCACTGCCCAGAAAGAGCTCTCTCCTTCGGGCACCGCAGGCCACATTTCTCCTGTGGTGTTCGGAGCTGGAGCTGTGGTTTCCTCACCATCATTACAAGAGATCCCCGTTGTCATTACTACTGCTGCGACGTCATCCAGGCAGGATGGAGGAAGCTCTGGAGATGTTCAATCGAGCGAGGGGAACGGCTCGGAGAAAAGCTCCTGTGACGGAGCAGAATCCGGAGCGGGAGCGCCCGCGGAAGCCGCCGACTTCCGAGCTCTATCCAAGCTGCACAGCAGCGGTTCGGCAGAAGGCCCCCACATTCCCTGCTCCTCCTGTGCTCAGAGAAATCGCTCCGATTCCCCGAAAGGCCCTAAAGAGAGTACGCAGGGGGCCGAGTCTCAGTGCCAGTGCCAGCCCACCCATCAC includes these proteins:
- the oser1 gene encoding oxidative stress-responsive serine-rich protein 1; translation: MEAGGKDCEEETLQTAFKKLRVDAESVPGAVSVSEALAPRASRACLDNSGAKPKLSCPKDNWHGCMRKTSRGASRTQRRRRSKSPILHPPKFTYCSTSAASALSPPSVCLKHQRLAMPEPAEPHPAVDGRTTSSVAVTAQKELSPSGTAGHISPVVFGAGAVVSSPSLQEIPVVITTAATSSRQDGGSSGDVQSSEGNGSEKSSCDGAESGAGAPAEAADFRALSKLHSSGSAEGPHIPCSSCAQRNRSDSPKGPKESTQGAESQCQCQPTHHLSWNGVEVYSFTGLRNVISECERSLPSQDAPRTLSANSNAAAASSPSSSSSPALSSGSPRSCSEQARAYVDDITIEDLSGYMEYYLYIPKKMSHMAEMMYT